In the Triticum aestivum cultivar Chinese Spring chromosome 2B, IWGSC CS RefSeq v2.1, whole genome shotgun sequence genome, GTGGTCCTTTTGGTTACATGAGTTGCAAGCGCTCTAACTGAGATGTTCCTTGATTTGCGAAACGCTATCCTCAAGCtctattttgtgtgtgtgtgtatttcgTGTTTGAATGATTTTTCTCAGTTTTAGAGATGTATGGTTTTTGTATGTAGTTTTCCTTACTATCTGAACCAACGCTTTCCTTAATGCAATTGCGAGGCAAGGTTTtcgtaaaaataaaaataaaactaaaaataaaaattggcgcagctccacctgcactctttttttttgaggggaacgTTGCTGATTTATTTAGTGCTCCAAACCTCCATCAGAGGCTAAGTCCGAGCTTACAAAATCCGGCGCACGTGACACCATACATGACATAACGATCTACATCAACCTTCCCTAGCAAGTCTATGCACAACTTTGTTTGCGGAACGCCGAACCCATCCGACTTTGCATTCTTGAAATTGAGTTAGCAGTTCCTTGATTTCTTGGACAATCTGCCCGCTTGCCGATAGGTCTTTCTGCATGTTATTGACCTTCCCTACCGCAGACAGTGAGTCCATCTCGACCACCACCTTCTGAGCTTCATGTTCTTGAGCCAGTAGAATCCCTTGCCGACACGCCAATAGCTCCGCAAGTTCTGGATCTGCAGCAACTGGGAAAAAATGACACGTTCCTGCCACGAACGCGCCATGATGGTCCCTGAGGACCGCTCCACCTCCTCCCGATCCATCCTACTTTGCAATCGCTCCGTCCGTGTTCACCTTCACCCAGCCGTCGTCAGGTTTCGCCCAAACTTCCATGGTTCGCTGAGCTTGGGGTCTCCTTAGGGGTCTCTTTGATTGACTGCCACTCCTCATCCAGGCGGAGTTGATCGGCCACGGTTTTGGTCCTCCGACAaaaaaacttgataaatcacctttTGATTAGCCCAAAAAAGTATTTAAATGTCTTTTTTATGCGGGAAAAGTATTCAAATGTTCTGGGAAGATGCTATCCCGGACTTTATTTCTCATCATTTGATAAATCACCTCCGATCTCGCTATTATTTGAGAAATAAAGTTTTTGCCTTGTAAAAAAAAAAACGCGACAAAGCGTGGTGCTAGTGTAGACGAAGCAGTATTCCTCGGTGACGAAGCTACAGTTATTTCCAGACTATACGGTGAAGTTacagttttttatttttattttgcgggGATGAAGCTACACAGTTGACTCTTCTTCCTCTTCCGGCGATGTCGAGCTCGTGGCCGGCGAGTCAGCGGTTGAGGAAGCCGCTGATGGCCCTGTCCTGCGCGGCGGCCTCGTCGCAGCCCGGCTCCAGCAGGTGGAACCTGTGCCCCTTGCCCGGCGCCTGCCACATCTCCGCCTGGCCACGCCACCCGCTGTTCACGAGCCGGTCGTAGTAGGCGCGGCCGCGGTCGCGGAGCACGTCCGCCCCGGCGACGCACACGAGGACGCGCCcgcaagccagggcctcgaggccCGGCGCGCCGTCCGCGAGCGGGTTGATGAGCGGGTCGTCCTCTCCCGCTGCGGCCGGGCACGCGACGCGCCACAGCCTCCCGAGCCGCTCCCGCATCGCCGGGTCCAGGCCGTCTGAGCCCACCTCGTCGCTCCCCAGGAAGTAAGGGTGTACCAGGACGAGGCCGCGGACGCTGGCCCCCGCCCGCATGGCTATGTGGTGCGCGATGTTGGCCCCGGCGCTGTCGCCGCTGAGGTAGAGGAGGGAGAGGTCGGCGTGGCGGGCGAGCCACGGATCCGGctcggcgccggcgctggcggcggcCTGTGAAAGGACCCAGGCGACCGCGTCCCACGAGTCCGCGTACGCGGCGGGGACGGGGTGCTCGGGTGCGAGGCGGTACTCGACGGAGACGACGAGCACGTTGGCGTAGGCGGCGAAGGCGTTGAGGTAGGCGTGGTAGGTGGAGTCGAAGGCGGAGAAGAGGCAGAACCCGCCACCGTGGTAGTAGACGAGGACAGGGAGCGTGCCGTCGGCGGCGTCCAGGCGGGGGAGGTAGAGGCGCGCGGAGACGTTGGGGGAGATGGCGGTGTCGCGGGAGGCGACCCCGGTGGCGGCGTCGGTGGAGACGGCGACGAACTCGGAGCCGACCAGGTAGCGCTCCACGCGGCTCCTGTAGACGCGGAGGCGTGGCATGGACTCGTACAGGATCTCGTCGTCGGCGGCCGTGGCCGCCGGGGGCACGGTGGGCGGCGCGGCGGACATGGCTGGTGCAGTTGGAGTTTGGGCTGATCAAAGTGATGGATGGCTCCGGTAGTATATATTGTAGTAGCAACTACCACTGTGATCTCATCAACTCGCCGAGAAGTTACTGGTTTCATAATTTAAGTTTGTCAGCTGATGGAAATGTCAGACAATTTCTACTGCCAAACTTCAACTACTTGAAGCCAAAGCTAGCTTAGGTCCAGATAATTAACAGTGTTTAGCTGTCCAGAGAGATAATTTCTACATTCAAACTTCAGTTTCTACTGTCAAATTTTTCTTCAACCCAAAGCTATCCAGATATCATTTTTTGTGGAGTGAAGATATCATAATATTATATTGATTAGCTGTTTCGTGTAGACGAGGTGTTCTTGTTTGACTCGTGTTCTCCGCTGAGCTCAGAGCAAGCGAAGGAGCCCTGTTTTTTTTAGGGAAAGCTTACTTATTAATCAAATGACGTATATATTGTCTGCTAGTAGACTCACAATAAAATCAGGAGGGGTATCGATCCAACGAGATGGATTATTAGCATGTCCCCATCTAGCCAGCTCAGCTTATGAGTTACATAATTTGACTCTCTAAATGCTTAATAGTAAACCTCCCGAAATCTACTAGATAACTACGACATTCATCAAGAACCGGCGCTGCCATCATAGAATAACCTTCATTGAATCTAAGTGCATTCACCACTGTGATATTATCCGATCTCACCAGCAAGTTATTGCATCCCGTATCTCTTGCTAGCTTCAGTCCTTCAAGCACAGATGCCGCTTCTGCCGTGAACACATCGACCACATGTTCTAATCTCGCCGTGGACGCCGACATGAAAGATCCCCGGTGATCACGGATGACAGCACCATAAGACCCAACATAATCGCCCTCTGTGAATGAAGCATCGACATTAAGGACAAGTTGTCCTACTAGGAATGTCGGCCACCTGTCGATCTTGGTGTAGATTTAGCTTGCGCTCCGCGCACATAATTAATCACTGGGGCAACCACCGCCGGCGCTGTTCGTTCTGGAGTCAATATTTCTTCCCCTCGTACGAACTATCTTCTTTGCCACCATAAGAACCAACAAACTGTTGATATGAGCTCTGGTAGCTCGACCAATCAAGAATATTATCGTCGATAAGAATCATCACATAAAATAAACTCCAAGACTGCTGAACCTGCTCGATCAGCCAATGAAGCAAAGTTAATATCTGCTGCGATTCCCAAAGCTTCCCAAACTGCTTGCGCCCTTGCACACTTAAACAACATATGAGATAAGTCCTCCGTACCATCTGTACTGTATGGACATTGGGACAAGTTTCCAACATGGCGATTCATAAGAGTACTCCGGCATGGGATGGCATTGTGCAAGCATCTCCAGATATAAATTTTAACTTTAGCTGGCACTCTCAAACTCCACAACTTCTTCCAAACTGGATGGGGCGCCATGGAGAAGCAGGCCAGACCGTTGTCATCTGTATCATAATTCACTTCCCACTGCTTATAATAGGCAGAACGTACTGAAAAAATGCCGCTCCTCGTGAGATGCCATGCAACATAGTCCTCTCTCTCCACATGGAATAATGGGATTTGTAGTATGCGTTCAGCATCAATGTGCCAGAAATTCTCCCGGATTAACATCTCATCCCATTCTTCCGTGATTGGGTCAATTAACTCATTCACTTTAGTAAGTACTTGGTTCCCCCTTACTGTTAAAACTTTTTTGAAGGCACTGTTCGGGATCCAACAATCATCCCATATATTAATCTTTTCTCCATTGCTTACTCTCCAAATGTAACCCTTCTTGAATGTTTGAATTCCAAACCAAATGCTTTGCCACACATAGGACGACCCCTTCTTCAGTTGACAATTCAGAATATCTCATGTAGGGTAGTACTTGGCTCTCAGAACTCGTGCACATAATGTCCGCGAAGGAGAGCCCTGTTAATTTCCTCTGGTTGGACTCCGAAGCCTCAAATTGCCATATACATCTAAAACGTTTCCGCTTTTCTCTTAATTTTGTGAATACCCTACCGTTTTTTAGAAATAACAACTCAATTATTTACTCAAAAGAGTTCGGTATCTCCGCCGATACAACGCTAAGAATAAAATCTAGAGGTACGTGAAATCACACTTTACAAAGTTCATGACTCGCACACTCTTTGGCTAACAAAAATGTGCAGCAACATTTGCTGTTCTCCGCACCCATTTTACCTTAGTCTCCTGACGAGTTTGCAACAATGTCTTCACTTCCTCAATGACAGGTCCCAAAGCCGACAAGTTCTTCCCTGGGTTATTCAACAACTACGCCACCCCCTTGTTCTCCGTCTTAATGAGCAGCTTCTAGATATCATCTCGACCGCGAGCTGTTAAAGTTTGCTGTGAGAAGTTGTTTCAACTGcaaaaattatttttatttatctCTAGTGTGAAATATATTTTAAGAATTAGAGACCCAGCACCAGGTGTAACTGAAATTAGGTTTGATCAAACGAAAAAAATCAGTCATGTCTGTCAGGCTAACAGATGACCTATCGAGCTAGTTGGAGCACACCAGAGTGCGTTTGTGGGTCGTAGATCCATCCACGATAATTTCATGCTCGTCCAAGGCACGACAAGAAGATTACATGCGCTAAAGAACCCTGCGGTTATG is a window encoding:
- the LOC123042330 gene encoding tuliposide A-converting enzyme 1, chloroplastic, with amino-acid sequence MSAAPPTVPPAATAADDEILYESMPRLRVYRSRVERYLVGSEFVAVSTDAATGVASRDTAISPNVSARLYLPRLDAADGTLPVLVYYHGGGFCLFSAFDSTYHAYLNAFAAYANVLVVSVEYRLAPEHPVPAAYADSWDAVAWVLSQAAASAGAEPDPWLARHADLSLLYLSGDSAGANIAHHIAMRAGASVRGLVLVHPYFLGSDEVGSDGLDPAMRERLGRLWRVACPAAAGEDDPLINPLADGAPGLEALACGRVLVCVAGADVLRDRGRAYYDRLVNSGWRGQAEMWQAPGKGHRFHLLEPGCDEAAAQDRAISGFLNR